Below is a window of Leisingera sp. S132 DNA.
CCGAAGGCGCTGCCAGGCAGTTAAAGGCTGGTCCCCTCATTCGGGGAAACTTGGGGGCCAGCCGGGAGACCGCCCTTAGTGGGCTGTCTTGATCTTTTCGAAGTCGAGCGTGTTTTCCTCGGGCGAGGCGTCGATGCTCATGACTTCGCTGCGCTTGAAGGCCACGATGTAGGCCAGGCAGGCCACGTAGATGGCGATCACGATGGTGCCGATCCACTGGATCTGCAGCCACTGGCTCTGGAAGGCCAGGGTCAGGCCGAAAAGCACAACCGCATTGCCCAGCACATAAGGAATGGTGCCGAAACGCTTGGCCGTCAGGTTCAGGTTGTCGGTGTAGAGGCGGATCAGCGAGTCAAAGGAGTTGACCACGAAAATGATGCCCACCGCGACCATGGAGACGTTGATCAGCAGCGTCGTTTCGATGCTGTTCAGGTGGTAGTAGTACAGGACCGAGAACCACACACCCAGCGGGATCGACGGGAAGATCAGCAGCGCTGCCAGAACCTGCCAGGTGCGCAGGCCGCCGACGAAGCGGGAGGTGAACTGGCCGATCATGATCGACCATGCGAACCACCAGAACAGGTAGAACTCATGGTAATCGGTCAGCGGCAGGATGAACTTGTGGATGTTGGCGAAATAGCCGCCGATGTTCGACGCGGTGTCCGCAAAAGCGCCCAGGCCCATGCCGGCATAGGCCCACATGCCCAGGATCAGCGCCAGGAACAGCACGGTGGAGCCGACCGACAGGATGCGGACGTATTTGATGTCGGTGGAGGAGAAGGCGGCAAACAGGATCACCAGGAAGGTGATGACATAGAAGGCCGGGATCACGGTTTCGCCGTCGCCCATGAAGGTGGCGTAATACGGCAGGTAGATCAGGAACAGCGCGCCGGTGAAGGCGCAGGTGCCGATGATCACGATGTTGTTGATCCACTTCACCAGCGGGATCTCAAAGAACTTCACCCGCGGTTCGATCACACAGAAATAGAAGGTCGTCAGGAAGTAGAAGCCCCAGATCAGGAAGCCCCAGAAGCCGAACTCCAGCGCCAGCGGGTTGGTGAAGCCATAGGCCGGTTCCGCCGTGGTATCCGCATAAAGCGGGAAGTCCCAGGCCAGCGGGAACATGATCAGGCCCACGTCCAGACCGGAGGTGAACAGGATTGCGATGAAGGTGAAAAGGTGAACGGGGGTCACGCCGACGTTGCGGACGTTCCACCACTTGATCACGCAGAACGCCACCAGCGCAAAGGCCAGCAGAATCCCGAACGAGATGATTGAAGTCATATGTCCCTCCCATTTCCGGGCGGTTTCCGCCCTCAGACATGGGAGGAGTACATACCACAGCCGACTGAAGCGCCAAACAGTTTTTTAAATGGTCATTCAAGTTTCGGAATCATGCGAACAACAGTTGAAACACTGGCCCAATTGCCGCACAACTTAATCATGAGCAGGAAACGCATCCGGGACATCCGCAACGAAGAGCTGATCGAAGCCACCATCGTTGCCGTGCACAAGCGCGGTTACGGTGTTGTAACCATGGCGGAAATCGCGCGGGAGGCTGGGGCGTCAGCGGCCTCGATCAACTACTATTTCGGCTCCAAGGAAGGGCTGATGGAAGCCACCATGCTGCATCTTCTGGGCAAGCTGCGCCGCGCGATGAGCGAGGGATATGCAACCGCTCGCACCCCGCGTGAGCGGCTCTATGCGGTGATGGATGCGAACTTTGCCGACGGGTTATTCACCGTTCCCCAGTGCAGCATCTGGATGCAGTTCTGGGCAAATGCGCCCTATTCCACGCGCCTGAGCCGGCTGCACCGAATCAACCGCGCCCGGGTGCGCAGCCATTTCCTGGCCGAGCTGCGGGCGCTCTTGCCGGCGGACCGGGTGGAGACGGCACGCCAGGCGCTGCAGTGCTACATGGACGGGGTCTGGCTGCAAGCGGCGCAATCGGAAGAGGCGCTGGACCCGGATGAGGCCCGCGCCGCGGCGCACCGGGTTGTGGACCTGGTGATCCCCTGATCCCGGGGACAGAGCCCTAGCGTATCCGCCGGTAGTCCAGCCGGATGCCATTGGGCATGTAGACCAGTGTCAGCCGGTCCTGTGTCAGCGCCTCAATCCGGTAGCACATGCTGCTGCCGCGCTGACTGTCCCAGGCCTGCAGGTATTCCCCCTCACTGCGCGCTTTTCCTTCACAGCTGCTCCGCACCGAGAGGAACTCCGGCGTCATCTGGCGGCCCCCATAGCTGGCCCGGCGCACGGCACCTGAAATAATGAACCGGTCGAGCGGTCTGCGCTCCGACTGCCACCGGCCCTGCATCCGGTGCAGGATCTTATCCAGACGGCCCGGCACCCGCGGTGTCACGCTGTGAAGATCCAGCTCGCCAAAAGCCCCGAAGCGGGACGTCATCTCGCCGTCGATCACCAGCGAAGTGCCGCGCAGCAGGCCCAGCAAATAGGTGAAGAGCGGGTCGCTGACCTGAAGGCGGCCCTGCGCGGCAAGCTCGATCCCGTCGCCGATGAACTGGCAGGTCGCAGTTTCCTTTCGGGGGTTCAGCCTGCAGCCCTGAAAGGTGACCTCAGCCGTGTAATGCTGCCCGCCTGTCCGCAGATCATGCGGGTGATGCGGGTCCTTCTCCCGGGCTGCTGCCTGCCCCGCGCCGCCCGCCGAGCGCGCGCTGAGCAAAACCTTCTGGTCTGCGGCGGCCTTCGCAAACCGCAACGGCACCTGATTTTCGCCGGTGCAACCGCCGCCATGCGGGATGCGGAACCGGCCCGGTGCCGTGCAGAACCGCACGCTGTCATCGCGGTACCGGTATCCCGGGCTTTCGGCGCGGAAGTAGAGGAACCTGCCATTGTACGGATCCGGCGCAGGCTCCGCGCACTCACCCGGATTGAGGTGCTGCCAGCCCCGCGCGACCCAGCTGCCGCCCTCGCGCAGGACGACAGCAAGATGATGCAACGCGTCGGTGTCGTTGCAGATCCGCGGCCCGGCCTGAGCTGCAGTCGTATCAAGGAGCGCTGCCAGCAGCAGGGCCGGCAGCCAAAGGCATTTCATCATTCACGGCCCCAGCTAGCACCCGTAAGAGCAGAATGTTACCCTGGGCTTGTAACACCCATAAGACGATCAAACCCCTGCCGCATTACCGGATGATGAAAGGTCTTTCTTTTTAATCCTGGCTTCACGCCAGGAGATGAAGCTGACCGCTGCCAGGATCAGCCCGCCGCCGGAAATGACCCAGATGTCGGCAGGCTCGCCAAAGGCCAGCGCCCCAAGAAGGGTGGCCCAGACCAGCTGCAGGAAGGTGACCGGCTGGGTGACCGTCACGGGCGCTGCCGCAAAGGCCAATGTCATGGTGTAATGGCCCGCGGTGGCGAAGCAGGCGACACCGAACAGGATTGCAACCTCCGCCAGCGTTGGCGTCACCCAGACTGCCAGGGCAAAGGGCGTAAGGCCGATGGTGACAAAGACCGACAGCATCCCCACCACCACTGCCGGACTGTTGCTGCCGACGGTGAACTTGGCGATCAGGTAGGAGGCGCCGAAGGAAACCGCGGTGAACAGCATGGCGATGTGGCCAGGTGAGATTTCGCGGAAGCCGGGGCGCAAGATGATCATCGCGCCGATCAGCGCGACGGCGATGGCGGTGATGCGGCGGAAGGCCAGCTTCTCCCCCAAAAACAGCGCCGCGCCCAGGGTGACATAGACCGGCGACAGGTAGTTCATCGCCGTGACCTCTGCCAGCGGGATCTGGGTCATGGCGTAAAACCAGAGGATCACACCAGCGGTATGGACCAACCCGCGGCCGGCAAACAGCGCCCAGAGCCGCGGCGTAAGATGCGCCCTGCGCAGCGCGCCAGCCATCGGTATAAGGAACACCAGCCCCAGAAGATACCGCAGAAAGGCGCTTTCGGCCGGGGGAATTCGAGTGCCAAGCGATTTGACCAGCGCCGTCACCGCGACAAAGCAGAGACCGGTCACCACCATCCAAAACACCCCCATGAGGGGGGTCTGCGCATGCTGGACGGGGGCGGCGAATTGGCTCATGGGCTGACATGAACACCCGTTCGGGCGGCGGCGCAAGACTTCACATGTGAATTATTTCCGGCCCTCGGGCAGCGGAATGAATTCCTGGTCATCGCCGGGCGGCAGCTGAAAGCGGCCATGCTGCCAGTCGCCCGCGGCCCAGGAAACCTTGGCCGCTTCGATCCGTTCGCGGGAAGAGGCGACGAAGTTCCACCAGATGTAGCGCGGCCCGTTCAGCGTCGCGCCCCCCAGCGCCATCAGCCGGGCGCCCTCAGCACCCGCCGTCACGGTGATCTCATCGCCGGGGCGGAACACCATCATGCGGCCGGATTCAAAAGTTTCACCCGCGATCTCCACCGAGCCTTGCGTAACATAAAGCCCGCGGTCCTCATGGTCGGTGGGCAGCGGCAGCTTGGCGCCCGGGTGCAGCACCACATCGGCATAAAAGGTTTCGGAATAAAGGGTTGCGGGAGCTTTCTCACCCCAGGCATTGCCAAGGATCAGGCGTACGGTCTTGCCCTCGCCCTCCAGCACCGGCAGCGCCTCCTTGCCGTGGTGTTCAAAGGCGGCGGGCACGTCCTCGTGGGTTTCCGGCAGCGCGATCCAGGTCTGGATGCCGAACAGGCTGCTTGGGTTCTGGCGGGTGGCGGCAGAAGTGCGCTCGGAGTGAGTGACGCCCTGGCCGGCCACCATCCAGTTCACCTCGCCCGGGTAGATCATCTGGCGAGTACCCAGCGAGTCGCGGTGCTCGAACTCGCCCTGATAGAGATAGGTGACCGTGCCGAGGCCGATATGGGGATGCGGGCGCACGTCGATGCCCTGCCCGGTCAGAAACTCAGCAGGTCCGGCCTGATCGAAGAAGATGAACGGCCCGACCATCTGGCGGCGCGGTGCGGGCAGCGCGCGGCGGACTTCAAAACCGCCGATGTCGCGGGCGCGCGGAATGATCACCGTCTCGATGGCATCAAGGCTGCCCGCATCGGGGCATTGCGGTTCCAGTGCCGGGTTCCAGCTCATCCTTCCCTCCTGTCTGCTGTCCTGAGGCAAAGGTAGGGCATTTCTGCACCGGCGTCAGGCACGCCGGTGCACAGGGGCTGTTCATCACATCAGAAGAAGCTTGGCGGCAATCGCCCACATGGTGAGCCCGACCAGGGCGTCCAGCACCTGCCAGGCGCGCGGGCGGGCAAAGACCGGGGCCAGCAGGCTGGCGCCGTAACCCAGCGTGAAGAAGAAGGTGAAGCTGGCAATGGCGGCCCCGGCGGCAAAGATCAGCGGGTCCGGATACTGGGCGGAGATCGACCCCAAGAGCACCACCGTGTCCAGATAGACATGCGGGTTCAGCCAGGTGAGCGCCAGCACGGTGGCCAGCACCGGCAGCAGCGCTTTGCCCGCCCCCTCCTGCGCGGCTTCCAGCGTTTCGCCGCCCTGCCAGGCTGCGAGAAGGGCGCGGGCGCCGTACCAGAGCAGGAAGGCCGCGCCGCCCCAGCGCATCATCTGTTCGAACCAGGGCAGCGCCACCGCGAGGGAGCCAAAGCCCAGGACCCCGGCAGTAATCAGCAGCGCGTCCGAACCAGCGCAGGTGAGGCAGATCCAGAACACATGCTGGCGCCGCAAACCCTGACGAAGGACAAAGGCGTTCTGGGCGCCGATGGCCATGATCAGGCTGAGACCCAGGGCAAATCCGGCAATCAGGCTGGGGGGCATGTATGTCTCCATCGTTGTGCTTGGGTTTGACTAACGCTCGCCCAGCCATTAATCCAGTTAAAGAGATTCAGGCTAGATTAGAGTTGCTAATGAAGATGGATCCCAGCCAGCTGGCCGCATTGAGCGCGGTGCTGCGTCTTGGCTCGTTTGAGGCGGCGGCGCATTCCCTGCGGGTGACGCCCTCAGCCATATCACAGCGGATCAAGGCGCTGGAGGACCGGACCGGCACCGCGCTGGTGCTGCGCGGGTCGCCCTGCACGGGCACTGCGGCTGGCCTCAGGATTGCCAAACACGCCGAGGACATCGGCCTGCTGGAAGCGCAGCTGGCACGGGAACTGGCGCTGGAGGCAGATCACGGCCCGGTGCGGCTGCGAATTGCGGTCAACGCCGACAGCCTGGCGAGCTGGTTCATCGATGCGATGGCAGCCGTGGAGGGCGTGCTGTTCGACCTGCTGGTCGATGACCAGGACTACAGCGCAGAATGGCTGAGGCGCGGAGAGGTTTCCGCGGCAGTGACCTCCAGTTCCAAACCCGTGACCGGCTTTGATGCCTACCCGCTGGGCGCGCCTGACTACGTGGCAACGACGAGTCCGGCCTTTATGGACCGCTGGTTTCCCGGCGGGGTGACGCCAGAGGCCGCCGCAAAGGCCCCCTGCCTGATCTTCAACGCCAAGGACA
It encodes the following:
- a CDS encoding DUF1036 domain-containing protein; the encoded protein is MMKCLWLPALLLAALLDTTAAQAGPRICNDTDALHHLAVVLREGGSWVARGWQHLNPGECAEPAPDPYNGRFLYFRAESPGYRYRDDSVRFCTAPGRFRIPHGGGCTGENQVPLRFAKAAADQKVLLSARSAGGAGQAAAREKDPHHPHDLRTGGQHYTAEVTFQGCRLNPRKETATCQFIGDGIELAAQGRLQVSDPLFTYLLGLLRGTSLVIDGEMTSRFGAFGELDLHSVTPRVPGRLDKILHRMQGRWQSERRPLDRFIISGAVRRASYGGRQMTPEFLSVRSSCEGKARSEGEYLQAWDSQRGSSMCYRIEALTQDRLTLVYMPNGIRLDYRRIR
- a CDS encoding DMT family transporter, whose protein sequence is MSQFAAPVQHAQTPLMGVFWMVVTGLCFVAVTALVKSLGTRIPPAESAFLRYLLGLVFLIPMAGALRRAHLTPRLWALFAGRGLVHTAGVILWFYAMTQIPLAEVTAMNYLSPVYVTLGAALFLGEKLAFRRITAIAVALIGAMIILRPGFREISPGHIAMLFTAVSFGASYLIAKFTVGSNSPAVVVGMLSVFVTIGLTPFALAVWVTPTLAEVAILFGVACFATAGHYTMTLAFAAAPVTVTQPVTFLQLVWATLLGALAFGEPADIWVISGGGLILAAVSFISWREARIKKKDLSSSGNAAGV
- a CDS encoding pirin family protein — protein: MSWNPALEPQCPDAGSLDAIETVIIPRARDIGGFEVRRALPAPRRQMVGPFIFFDQAGPAEFLTGQGIDVRPHPHIGLGTVTYLYQGEFEHRDSLGTRQMIYPGEVNWMVAGQGVTHSERTSAATRQNPSSLFGIQTWIALPETHEDVPAAFEHHGKEALPVLEGEGKTVRLILGNAWGEKAPATLYSETFYADVVLHPGAKLPLPTDHEDRGLYVTQGSVEIAGETFESGRMMVFRPGDEITVTAGAEGARLMALGGATLNGPRYIWWNFVASSRERIEAAKVSWAAGDWQHGRFQLPPGDDQEFIPLPEGRK
- a CDS encoding LysR family transcriptional regulator ArgP, with protein sequence MKMDPSQLAALSAVLRLGSFEAAAHSLRVTPSAISQRIKALEDRTGTALVLRGSPCTGTAAGLRIAKHAEDIGLLEAQLARELALEADHGPVRLRIAVNADSLASWFIDAMAAVEGVLFDLLVDDQDYSAEWLRRGEVSAAVTSSSKPVTGFDAYPLGAPDYVATTSPAFMDRWFPGGVTPEAAAKAPCLIFNAKDNLQRLWLERNVAPGLAPPAHFLPSTQAFIEAAAAGLGWGMNPLAMVEADIRSGRLVPLIPDTTLPVPLTWQVARVMAPALAEVTRAVQKSAKQYLMQS
- a CDS encoding LysE/ArgO family amino acid transporter, producing MPPSLIAGFALGLSLIMAIGAQNAFVLRQGLRRQHVFWICLTCAGSDALLITAGVLGFGSLAVALPWFEQMMRWGGAAFLLWYGARALLAAWQGGETLEAAQEGAGKALLPVLATVLALTWLNPHVYLDTVVLLGSISAQYPDPLIFAAGAAIASFTFFFTLGYGASLLAPVFARPRAWQVLDALVGLTMWAIAAKLLLM
- the betI gene encoding choline-responsive transcriptional repressor BetI, giving the protein MSRKRIRDIRNEELIEATIVAVHKRGYGVVTMAEIAREAGASAASINYYFGSKEGLMEATMLHLLGKLRRAMSEGYATARTPRERLYAVMDANFADGLFTVPQCSIWMQFWANAPYSTRLSRLHRINRARVRSHFLAELRALLPADRVETARQALQCYMDGVWLQAAQSEEALDPDEARAAAHRVVDLVIP
- a CDS encoding BCCT family transporter; its protein translation is MTSIISFGILLAFALVAFCVIKWWNVRNVGVTPVHLFTFIAILFTSGLDVGLIMFPLAWDFPLYADTTAEPAYGFTNPLALEFGFWGFLIWGFYFLTTFYFCVIEPRVKFFEIPLVKWINNIVIIGTCAFTGALFLIYLPYYATFMGDGETVIPAFYVITFLVILFAAFSSTDIKYVRILSVGSTVLFLALILGMWAYAGMGLGAFADTASNIGGYFANIHKFILPLTDYHEFYLFWWFAWSIMIGQFTSRFVGGLRTWQVLAALLIFPSIPLGVWFSVLYYYHLNSIETTLLINVSMVAVGIIFVVNSFDSLIRLYTDNLNLTAKRFGTIPYVLGNAVVLFGLTLAFQSQWLQIQWIGTIVIAIYVACLAYIVAFKRSEVMSIDASPEENTLDFEKIKTAH